The following proteins are co-located in the Pseudarthrobacter siccitolerans genome:
- a CDS encoding CYTH and CHAD domain-containing protein — MASQGIEIEKKYDVGDDATVPALEELPGVARVGTPRSAVLEAVYFDTDQHTLASHRITLRRRTGGTDAGWHLKLPPEATAETEPQRRREVHAPLGQPGVVPDSLLARVQAYLRGDEVRPVVRLETRRTTHALYGEDGVHLADLADDQVDATRLHHGEAAEHRQSWREWELELVHGGPDLFAPAEEVLTAAGARPAGHASKLARALGRDPGGAAAPEEWEGPAALLAGKKAPAAAVVTVYVAEQLRRLLAEDAAVRLEEPEGIHNMRSAIRRLRSALVAYRKLYRAMPVTRLRDELDWLAVLLGDPRDSQVVLERLRGQLDELPPGDATDAVKEQVERKAGGAFNAGYRRAQEALKSERYFRLLDNLEDFRDHPPVRAEAVAPGRKIAGKAVDKSARRLRRSQKAARNARRGADHEDALHQVRKDAKRLRHVAESAALVTGKRAGKVVKAAHKQQKILGDFRDALIARNLLHDIEAGSSVPESAAQALAELGKRQAELMDAAEAKYRKARKKSRALLRRGVI; from the coding sequence ATGGCTTCCCAGGGAATTGAGATCGAGAAGAAGTACGACGTCGGTGATGACGCCACAGTGCCCGCGCTGGAAGAACTGCCGGGGGTGGCCCGCGTCGGGACTCCCCGGTCAGCCGTCCTGGAGGCCGTCTATTTCGATACGGACCAGCACACGCTCGCCTCACACCGCATCACCCTGCGCCGCCGCACCGGGGGAACCGACGCCGGGTGGCACCTGAAGCTGCCGCCGGAAGCCACCGCGGAAACAGAACCGCAGCGGCGCCGGGAGGTGCATGCACCGCTGGGCCAGCCCGGCGTCGTTCCCGACAGCCTGCTGGCGCGCGTGCAGGCGTACCTGCGGGGAGACGAAGTGAGGCCTGTAGTCCGGCTCGAAACCCGGCGCACGACGCACGCACTGTATGGCGAGGACGGAGTCCATCTGGCGGACCTGGCCGACGACCAGGTGGACGCCACCCGCCTGCACCACGGAGAGGCGGCGGAACACCGGCAAAGCTGGCGCGAATGGGAGCTTGAACTCGTCCATGGCGGACCGGACCTGTTTGCCCCTGCTGAGGAAGTCCTCACCGCGGCGGGCGCCCGCCCCGCCGGCCACGCATCGAAGCTGGCCCGCGCACTCGGCCGTGACCCGGGCGGTGCCGCAGCTCCGGAGGAGTGGGAAGGCCCGGCGGCGCTCCTTGCCGGGAAGAAGGCTCCGGCAGCCGCCGTCGTTACCGTCTATGTCGCGGAGCAACTCCGCCGGCTCCTCGCCGAGGATGCCGCGGTCCGGCTGGAGGAACCTGAGGGCATCCACAACATGAGGTCCGCCATCCGGCGGCTCCGCTCCGCGCTGGTGGCGTACCGGAAGCTTTACCGGGCCATGCCGGTCACGCGCCTGCGGGATGAGCTCGACTGGCTGGCCGTGCTGCTCGGTGATCCGCGGGACTCCCAGGTGGTGCTGGAACGGCTGCGGGGGCAGCTGGACGAGCTCCCGCCGGGGGACGCCACAGACGCCGTCAAGGAGCAGGTGGAGCGCAAGGCCGGTGGGGCATTCAACGCCGGCTACCGGCGCGCCCAGGAGGCCCTCAAGTCAGAGCGCTACTTCCGTCTGCTGGACAACCTGGAGGACTTCCGCGACCACCCGCCGGTGCGGGCGGAAGCGGTGGCCCCGGGCCGCAAAATTGCCGGGAAGGCGGTGGACAAGTCCGCCCGCCGGCTGCGGCGCTCGCAGAAGGCGGCCCGCAATGCCCGGCGCGGCGCTGACCACGAAGACGCACTCCACCAGGTGCGCAAGGACGCCAAGCGGCTGCGCCATGTGGCCGAGTCAGCGGCGCTGGTGACCGGCAAGCGCGCCGGGAAAGTGGTCAAGGCCGCCCATAAGCAGCAGAAGATCCTAGGCGACTTCCGGGATGCCCTGATTGCCCGGAACCTGCTGCACGACATCGAAGCGGGTTCCAGCGTGCCTGAGTCCGCGGCGCAGGCCCTGGCTGAGCTGGGGAAGCGTCAGGCGGAACTGATGGACGCCGCCGAGGCCAAGTACCGAAAGGCCCGGAAGAAGTCCCGCGCCCTGCTGCGGCGCGGGGTTATCTAG
- a CDS encoding AI-2E family transporter: protein MARTRLTEQVPGTDTVQPAPAANPNGHGPTAAVERTPHVPAPVAAAKKRETKQPGALWTDGLGRVGSRSAQVLLILTVAAVSVYALMQIKLLVIPVLIALILAAAIGPFVNMLRRRGLPGGVATGIAFVALLALLAGIATVIYFSVRNQWGELAQQASSGLDELEQFLLTGPVPVEQEQLDQAREGIVQFASSSQVRSGAITGLSVVTEFIAGASLVVVILFFFLKDGAKIWNFFLRPFSGSREAKLRRVGSRTLEVLGGYVRGTAIVALADTVAIGAALLIMQVPLAFPLAIIVFIGAFIPLVGATVAGILAALVALVANGPVVALIVVAVVVAVNQLEGDLLQPIVMGKSLQLHALVILMALTAGTILAGIVGAVLSVPLAAVAWAIIQVWTAEDPNLPDMNPELPPAHSQPV from the coding sequence ATGGCGCGAACACGCCTGACCGAACAGGTGCCGGGCACCGACACCGTGCAGCCGGCACCGGCGGCAAATCCAAATGGGCACGGCCCCACCGCGGCAGTCGAGCGGACGCCGCACGTCCCGGCCCCGGTCGCTGCTGCGAAGAAACGGGAAACCAAACAGCCCGGCGCACTCTGGACAGACGGGCTGGGCAGGGTGGGCAGCCGCTCGGCCCAGGTCCTGCTGATCCTCACCGTTGCCGCGGTGTCCGTTTACGCCCTGATGCAGATCAAGCTCCTGGTCATCCCGGTCCTGATAGCCCTGATCCTGGCTGCGGCGATCGGGCCTTTCGTCAACATGCTCCGGCGCCGCGGGCTTCCGGGCGGAGTGGCCACCGGCATCGCCTTCGTGGCATTACTGGCATTACTCGCGGGCATCGCCACCGTGATCTACTTTTCGGTCCGCAACCAGTGGGGCGAGCTGGCCCAGCAGGCGTCGTCCGGGCTGGACGAGCTGGAGCAGTTCCTGCTGACCGGCCCGGTTCCCGTCGAGCAGGAACAGCTGGACCAGGCACGTGAGGGAATCGTGCAGTTTGCCAGCAGCAGCCAGGTCCGCTCCGGCGCCATCACCGGCCTTTCCGTGGTCACCGAGTTCATCGCCGGGGCCAGCCTGGTGGTGGTCATCCTGTTCTTCTTCCTCAAGGACGGCGCCAAAATCTGGAACTTCTTCCTCCGGCCCTTCAGCGGGAGCCGGGAGGCAAAGCTCCGCCGGGTGGGGAGCCGGACCCTCGAGGTGCTGGGCGGGTATGTGCGCGGCACCGCCATCGTGGCACTGGCGGACACGGTGGCCATCGGCGCCGCACTGCTGATCATGCAGGTTCCGTTGGCCTTTCCGCTGGCCATCATCGTATTCATCGGCGCGTTCATCCCGCTCGTGGGCGCCACCGTGGCTGGCATCCTCGCCGCCCTGGTGGCCCTGGTGGCGAACGGGCCGGTGGTGGCCCTGATTGTGGTGGCAGTGGTGGTGGCCGTCAATCAACTCGAAGGTGACCTTCTGCAGCCGATCGTGATGGGCAAGTCACTGCAGCTCCACGCCCTGGTGATCCTGATGGCACTGACCGCCGGCACCATTCTCGCCGGAATCGTCGGTGCGGTACTTTCCGTGCCCCTGGCCGCCGTCGCCTGGGCCATCATCCAGGTATGGACCGCGGAGGACCCGAACCTGCCGGACATGAACCCGGAACTGCCGCCGGCACACAGCCAGCCCGTCTAG
- a CDS encoding MFS transporter encodes MPATPPSPAALFTAPSSAPVTASAPAPAGVPAPAAARTPAQKPRSAVVFGVIALVLIGLNLRAGITGASALLHDLQTVLGYGPLVAAIIPSIPTLCFALAGAATSWLTGKLGVEKAILLSLSMLAGGLLLRGIPATGMLVLGSVVGMSGLAVCNVAMPSFIREHFAHRTSLMTAVYTVTMTTGATVTAVAVVPLAQALGSPSAAVGAIGITAVAAFLGFIPVALHAHRNSTRVAARHVSPWPLLRTRKGLLLTAIFTLQALLAYALLSWFPYMLTTMGMNASDSGLMFGLMQLVSVPAGMLLIAIGSRPGMLRPAFYLVSLTMAAGLALLLVLPVGLAVVPAVLLGFGLGIFPLVMVMISRSGASTAETTALSTLAQSSGYLLATAGPFGMGLLHSATGGWVLPLALLLALSLVQIVVSHLITGKAMTRGMAHPASPAAVHTAGSPTAEGK; translated from the coding sequence ATGCCCGCCACTCCCCCTTCTCCTGCCGCCCTGTTCACCGCGCCCTCTTCGGCACCCGTCACTGCTTCCGCTCCTGCGCCTGCCGGCGTTCCCGCGCCTGCTGCCGCAAGGACTCCGGCACAGAAGCCGCGCTCCGCCGTCGTGTTCGGTGTTATTGCGCTGGTGCTGATCGGGCTCAACCTGCGTGCGGGCATCACCGGCGCCTCCGCCCTGCTGCACGACCTGCAGACAGTGCTGGGTTATGGGCCGCTGGTGGCCGCCATCATCCCGTCGATCCCCACGCTGTGCTTTGCCCTGGCGGGCGCGGCCACGTCCTGGCTGACGGGCAAGCTGGGCGTGGAAAAGGCCATCCTGCTGTCGCTCTCCATGCTGGCCGGCGGCCTCCTGCTGCGGGGCATCCCCGCCACCGGGATGCTGGTGCTGGGCAGTGTGGTGGGAATGTCCGGACTGGCTGTCTGCAATGTGGCCATGCCGTCCTTCATCCGCGAGCACTTCGCGCACCGGACCTCCCTCATGACTGCCGTGTATACGGTGACGATGACCACCGGGGCTACGGTCACCGCCGTCGCCGTGGTACCGCTGGCGCAGGCCCTCGGATCGCCGTCCGCCGCCGTCGGCGCCATTGGGATCACTGCCGTGGCCGCATTCCTGGGCTTCATCCCCGTGGCCCTGCACGCACACCGCAACAGCACGCGTGTGGCAGCACGCCACGTGTCCCCCTGGCCGCTGCTGCGGACCCGGAAAGGGCTGCTCCTGACCGCCATCTTCACGCTCCAGGCCCTGCTGGCCTATGCCCTGCTGAGCTGGTTCCCGTACATGCTCACCACCATGGGAATGAATGCCTCGGACAGCGGACTGATGTTCGGGCTGATGCAGCTGGTCTCGGTGCCCGCGGGCATGCTGCTCATCGCCATTGGCTCCCGTCCCGGAATGCTGCGCCCGGCCTTTTACCTGGTGAGCCTCACCATGGCGGCCGGTCTGGCCCTGCTCCTGGTCCTGCCCGTGGGGCTCGCTGTTGTTCCCGCCGTCCTGCTGGGGTTCGGCCTTGGCATCTTCCCCCTGGTGATGGTGATGATCAGCCGCAGTGGAGCGAGCACGGCCGAAACCACGGCGCTGTCCACGCTGGCGCAATCCAGCGGTTACCTGCTGGCCACCGCGGGCCCCTTCGGCATGGGATTGCTGCACAGCGCTACCGGCGGCTGGGTCCTGCCCCTTGCCCTGCTGCTGGCCCTGTCGCTGGTCCAGATTGTGGTGTCGCACCTGATCACGGGCAAAGCGATGACCCGCGGCATGGCCCACCCCGCATCCCCCGCCGCTGTCCACACTGCCGGATCCCCCACTGCCGAGGGGAAGTAG
- a CDS encoding FadR/GntR family transcriptional regulator, which yields MALSPSRRPPLAEEVTAKLRNMIHSGEWPLHQRIPSEPGLMTDLGVSRGTLREAIKALAHSGMLEVRRGDGTYVRATSEISGAARRMYQDHTEAHILEVRLGLDTQAARLAARNATPGDVAALRALLTDRTRAWNSEDYEGWARADWGFHERVAQASGNPLLHELYVSFGAAVHGDLLKQLRRPGFDGLQHEGHELLLAAIEQRNEDTAVATVNRNLNSCAEWLAA from the coding sequence ATGGCCCTGAGCCCCTCCCGCCGGCCGCCGCTTGCCGAGGAAGTCACCGCCAAGCTGCGGAATATGATCCACTCGGGCGAATGGCCCCTCCACCAGCGGATCCCCTCCGAACCCGGCCTGATGACCGATCTGGGCGTCTCGCGCGGCACCCTGCGCGAGGCCATCAAGGCCCTGGCGCACAGCGGCATGCTGGAAGTCCGCCGGGGTGACGGCACCTACGTCCGGGCCACCAGCGAGATCTCCGGCGCCGCCCGCCGTATGTACCAGGACCATACCGAGGCACACATCCTGGAAGTCCGGCTGGGCCTGGACACGCAGGCAGCGCGGCTGGCGGCCCGGAATGCCACACCGGGCGACGTGGCTGCCCTGCGTGCCCTCCTCACCGATCGAACCCGCGCCTGGAACAGCGAAGACTATGAGGGTTGGGCGCGCGCGGACTGGGGCTTCCATGAGCGGGTGGCCCAGGCGTCCGGCAACCCCCTGCTGCATGAGCTCTATGTCAGCTTCGGCGCCGCGGTTCATGGGGATCTGCTTAAGCAGCTCCGCCGGCCGGGATTCGACGGACTCCAGCACGAGGGGCACGAACTGCTGCTGGCGGCCATTGAACAGCGCAATGAGGACACTGCCGTGGCCACCGTCAACCGCAACCTGAACTCCTGTGCGGAGTGGCTGGCGGCATAG
- a CDS encoding DUF1206 domain-containing protein, whose amino-acid sequence MSDSDSTLSQAADAVEEASNHPALDVLARAGFAVMALLHVIIGAIAVAVAFGQPGEAEPTGAIEQLAANTWGPAVMWACVAACMGLALWQASEATLRVRRKSGKERLSKLISSGFLAVAYGSVGLSFAGFAVGLRGDSSESTKDFSASLLATPWGPWALVALGLTIIGIGIYFIFKGIRRGFKDELFHFDGTRRGRLIDGLGVSGHIAKGAALGLTGLLFVIAAAKHDPNESTGLDGSLKALRDHPFGPYLLVAIGAGFIAYGIFALIRSRFGRM is encoded by the coding sequence ATGTCGGACAGCGATTCCACCCTCAGCCAGGCCGCGGACGCCGTCGAGGAGGCCTCGAACCATCCGGCCCTCGACGTCCTTGCACGGGCCGGATTCGCCGTCATGGCGCTGTTGCACGTCATCATCGGGGCGATAGCCGTTGCTGTGGCTTTCGGCCAGCCCGGGGAGGCGGAACCAACTGGCGCCATTGAACAACTCGCGGCCAATACATGGGGGCCGGCCGTGATGTGGGCCTGCGTGGCCGCCTGCATGGGCCTCGCCTTGTGGCAAGCCAGCGAAGCCACGCTGCGTGTGCGCCGCAAGTCCGGCAAGGAGCGTTTGTCCAAGCTGATCTCCTCCGGCTTTCTCGCCGTCGCCTACGGCAGCGTGGGCCTCAGCTTCGCCGGTTTCGCCGTCGGGCTGCGAGGCGACTCCAGCGAGAGCACGAAAGATTTCAGTGCCTCACTGCTGGCCACCCCCTGGGGACCGTGGGCACTGGTGGCACTGGGCCTGACCATCATCGGGATCGGCATCTACTTCATCTTCAAGGGCATCCGCCGTGGTTTCAAGGATGAGCTCTTCCACTTTGACGGGACACGGCGCGGCCGGCTCATCGACGGCCTGGGCGTTTCGGGCCACATCGCCAAAGGGGCGGCCCTGGGCCTCACCGGGCTGCTTTTTGTGATCGCCGCCGCCAAGCACGATCCCAACGAATCAACCGGACTGGACGGCAGCCTCAAGGCCCTCCGCGACCACCCGTTCGGCCCGTACCTGCTGGTCGCCATCGGGGCAGGGTTCATCGCCTACGGGATTTTCGCCCTCATCCGGTCACGGTTCGGGCGGATGTAG